ATCAGACCATGTAACTGGAGGAATTCGGTCTAACTCATCCGGCAACCGGCCAAAGAAGACCCGATTAATCATTAATAGAAAGTAAACGGCAGTCAACCCAGTTGCTAACATACAAAACAGCGTTTGAACTGGGAAAATAGGATAGCTTCCCCTAAAGGTGAGAAATTCAGATATAAAGCCCACCATTCCAGGAATCCCTGCACTGGCCATTACACCTAGAATCATCATGCTACCGATCAGGGGCAAGCCTCGCTCAGGATTTAATAAGCCCCTGAGGAAAAACATATCTCGACTACCCGTTTTTTTATAAACGACGCCAACGAGCATGAATAATAAGGCAGAAATCAAGCCGTGACTGACCATCTGGCATACGGCGGCAATCATACTCAATTCAGTGGAAGCAGCTGCGGCCAGCAAGATAAAGGCCATGTGGGCAATGGAAGCATAGGCCACCACCTTTTTCATATCCTGCTGAGAGATGGCGCAAGAGGTACCGTAAAGGGCACTCACCGCAGCCCAAATTGCTAGCCAGGGTCCTAAATACACCCAGGCATCGGGTAACAACCCCACACCATAGCGGAGCAAGCCATAGGTTCCCAGCTTGAGCAGCACGCCAGCCAACATCACAGAAACGGGCGTTGAGGCTTCTACGTGGGCGTCAGGCAACCAGGTATGTAAAGGAAAGAAAGGAATCTTGATACCAAATCCCAGCAGGATTCCTACCATCAAGATCAATTGAAGTTTTAGTGTCAAGCCACTAGGGGTATCTGAAGCGCCCACAATAATGGCTCGCAAAGGCTCATAGGCAAAGCTAGAGGCCCCTGACAACCAGACAATGCCGAGAAATGTTGCCAGCAATACAATGCCTGAGAAAGCAGTATAGAGTAGGAACTTGGTGGCTGCATAACTGCGGCGTGCCCCACCCCAAATCGCAATCAAGAAATAGAGGGGGATAATTTCTAACTCGTAGAACAAGAAAAAGAGGAGGACATCCTGGGCAAGAAAAGCACCTGCCACGCTGGAGTTGAGCAGCAGCATCAGCGCGAAATAAAATCTGGGCCGCTTGACATCAGGCTCCGTAATCCAAATCGCGATCAGCGTCAAGAGACTGTTCAGGGCCAGCAGGGGCAGAGACAATCCATCTACAGCTAAGTGATAACTGAGACCGAGAGATTTAATCCAGGGCACAAATTCCCCAAACTGCATGGTGACTTGCTTCGGATTGAACAGAATAGCGATATAAATTGTCCAAGCTAGAACCAAGCTTGCTACTACCAATGTGAAGGTGCGAGCATATTTGGTATCGATGCTTTTGGGCCAAATCGCCAATAGCAGTACTCCAAACAAAGGTAACCATACGAGAACACTGAGCATTGGGGTAAGACGAACTCCTAAAACGAAATACTGGAGAATGACTGCTATTGACTGATGAGTGCAGACCAATACCCAACAATGGTGGACCAATCATCCCTCAGTAACAGCCATAAAATGGCACTTATGCCGACGATGATGGTGAGCAAATAAGATTGAGATTGGCCAGAGACACCGTACTTGAGACCTTGTCCACTTAATAAGGTGGCTTTACCGACGAAATTAATTATTCCATCAACAACATATTTATCGAGATAAGTTGTGAATTCGGAAGACAGGCGAACAACGGCAACTACAGTGAATTCGTATACACGCTCAATATAGAAGTCATAGGCCAACAGATCCTGGAAAAAGCGTAAAAAGAACTGGGTCGGTCGTGATAAAGAACGTCTCAGTTCAAACACAGAACCCAATACCACACCGATCACACCTGATGCTACCAAAATAGGGAGGCCGTAAGGAATGGAGGATTCACTAAAGACGGCAGCAGAGGGAATAGGGTTGAGCCACAAAGACCACTTCAATGGCATCAATGGAAAAGCCAACACTGCAATAGTCATGGTCACCATCGGGACTGCCATCAACCAGGGTACTTCAGGGACTCGTCGAGTTTTTTCTTGGCGTTGCCCCAGAAAGATTAAGCGAAAGATGCGAGTGAGACTGATGGCGCTGGTGGTATTCACAAAGAGGAGCAAAACAAAGAGCCAAACCGGCATATTCCACCCGCCAGTAAGCCATTGCTGCATCATTCGGAAAAATCCCATCGGCAGAATCACTACTAGACTGCCAGCTCCCACAATAAAAGCAGTGGTTGTAGCAGGCAGCCGTGACCACAGACCTCCCATTTCTGTCATGTCTTGACTATTCGTGCCCAGAATGACTGAACTGATACTGAAGAAAAGGAGTGCTTTTGCGATCGCATGGGCTAGCAGCAACGATAGGGCAATGTTCACGTGCCCCAATCCCACCGCAATAAACACCAAACCCAAATAGGCACTGGTGGAATGAGATAAGGCTCGCTTGATATCTACCTGAGCAATGGAAATCAATGAAGCGCCAACAGCTGTAACGCCGCCAATAATCAATAAGGTGTCAGATGCAATGAGGGACAGACTAAAAATAGGCTGCAGCTTAATCAAGAAGTAAGCTCCGATGGAGACAACAGCCGTGTTCCGCATTATCCCCGCTGGATTTGGACCTTCCATGGCTTCATCCAGCCATAGGTTCAAAGGAAATTGAGCACAATTGCCCGTAGGACCCGCAATTAAGGCCAGTCCCAGTAAGGCATCCGTTAGGGGAGGTAAAGAAGTGGATTCACTCCATGCTCTTAAGTCTGAAAAGGTCAATCCAGCCCCATAGCTAGTTAAAGCCACTAATCCCATCAATAGGATAATGTCACCCACTCGCTTGGTCAGAAAGGCATCCCGAGCTGCTGTGACTACCAGCGGCTGAGCATACCAAAAGCCCACCAAGAGATAGCTAGAAAAAGTGAGCATTTCCAATAAGGCATAGCTCAGAATCAACGAGTCACTAATGGCGATGCCTGCAAGCGCCCCTTCGAAAAAGCCCATCAGTCCAAAAAATCGGGCGACAGACCAGTCCTTGTCCATATAGCCAATCGCAAAGACCTGGGTCAGTAGACTCAGAAAAGTAACTAATTCTAAGGCACCGATACTGACAGGAGAAATTTCAATTGCAAAGGTTAAATTTAAGTCTGCAACTTGCAGCCATTCATAGACCAGTTGTTGTGGAGGTTGGCCTAGAACTTGCTGAAAAACAATCGTGCCATGCAAGCAGCTTAAAAACGTCATCAAGATATTGAAATAAGCGACTGGGCGGGGCCCACTTCGCCGGATTAATCCCATTGACCAGGGGAGAGAGAATAGAGCCCCTAGCAATCCAAAAAAGGGAATCCACCAGATATGTTCAAAAAGAAATTGCGACAGCACGACTTAGTCAATTAGGGTTTGCAACGATTGGTGATTAACTCACAACCTTTAAGACTGTAAATCTTTATCTGCGATATAGTCAGGCATTTCAGATAAAAGTAGTTCAAAACTCATAAAGATTTTTGCTGCACTGTGAAGTAGAGAGATATGCAAAAAAAATCTTTATAAAAATTGTTTCTAAGTTATGACTATTATTGATTTATTTTTCATATATTATCCATCGTATCAAAATATGGTAAATATCAATAAATATATTTTTATCAATCTTATGTATGGATATTTATAAATAGTATTTCTCACTTTTTAGCAACGGCTGAAGTCTTATTCCGAAGAAACTGTCTGTGAATTTGCATCATTTCTGTATGGTGATCGAGAAGCAGTCTATGACCTCTCAATTTAGCTGCCATAGGCTTTTTCAAGATTGCAGATTAT
The Acaryochloris marina S15 genome window above contains:
- a CDS encoding NADH-quinone oxidoreductase subunit M, whose product is MLSVLVWLPLFGVLLLAIWPKSIDTKYARTFTLVVASLVLAWTIYIAILFNPKQVTMQFGEFVPWIKSLGLSYHLAVDGLSLPLLALNSLLTLIAIWITEPDVKRPRFYFALMLLLNSSVAGAFLAQDVLLFFLFYELEIIPLYFLIAIWGGARRSYAATKFLLYTAFSGIVLLATFLGIVWLSGASSFAYEPLRAIIVGASDTPSGLTLKLQLILMVGILLGFGIKIPFFPLHTWLPDAHVEASTPVSVMLAGVLLKLGTYGLLRYGVGLLPDAWVYLGPWLAIWAAVSALYGTSCAISQQDMKKVVAYASIAHMAFILLAAAASTELSMIAAVCQMVSHGLISALLFMLVGVVYKKTGSRDMFFLRGLLNPERGLPLIGSMMILGVMASAGIPGMVGFISEFLTFRGSYPIFPVQTLFCMLATGLTAVYFLLMINRVFFGRLPDELDRIPPVTWSDRLPAAILVALIFLLGIQPNYIVRWSETQIAALIPYNPRPPQIMITNIPEQSMANVSSPIAASSPHIEITD
- a CDS encoding NAD(P)H-quinone oxidoreductase subunit F, encoding MLSQFLFEHIWWIPFFGLLGALFSLPWSMGLIRRSGPRPVAYFNILMTFLSCLHGTIVFQQVLGQPPQQLVYEWLQVADLNLTFAIEISPVSIGALELVTFLSLLTQVFAIGYMDKDWSVARFFGLMGFFEGALAGIAISDSLILSYALLEMLTFSSYLLVGFWYAQPLVVTAARDAFLTKRVGDIILLMGLVALTSYGAGLTFSDLRAWSESTSLPPLTDALLGLALIAGPTGNCAQFPLNLWLDEAMEGPNPAGIMRNTAVVSIGAYFLIKLQPIFSLSLIASDTLLIIGGVTAVGASLISIAQVDIKRALSHSTSAYLGLVFIAVGLGHVNIALSLLLAHAIAKALLFFSISSVILGTNSQDMTEMGGLWSRLPATTTAFIVGAGSLVVILPMGFFRMMQQWLTGGWNMPVWLFVLLLFVNTTSAISLTRIFRLIFLGQRQEKTRRVPEVPWLMAVPMVTMTIAVLAFPLMPLKWSLWLNPIPSAAVFSESSIPYGLPILVASGVIGVVLGSVFELRRSLSRPTQFFLRFFQDLLAYDFYIERVYEFTVVAVVRLSSEFTTYLDKYVVDGIINFVGKATLLSGQGLKYGVSGQSQSYLLTIIVGISAILWLLLRDDWSTIVGYWSALISQ